A region of the Oceanihabitans sp. IOP_32 genome:
TTTAAAATTAAAATTCGGTATTGTATGAGAGCAGCAATTTCAACAGAAAATTCTGCACAGAATAAGGAGAAGTTTTATTATATTAATCATCGTAAAAATAATCCGTTCTGCATTTTAAGTAAACGCATCCTTTCGAGACATTCCATCATTAAAAATGAATAAATTTCAAAATGCAAAACGGATTAAAATAACTCATATTTTTACTTTATAATTGAAAGCGGCTCTGTATTTCTCCATTTACCTCGGGTAAAATCTGGAAAAGCTTGAGGGGCACCGCCTTGAGCTACAGAGCGCTCACTTAGAGGTGTAACAGCACTCCATAGACAACCTTCGTATACATTTTGATCCAATGGCTCACCGTTGCGTAAACATTCAACAATTCTAAATAGCATCATAAAATCCATGCCGCCATGACCTCCCATTTTTTCGGCCAACGCGCCAACACGTTTATATAGTGGGTGTTCGTACTTTTCGTAAATTTTTGCTAACTGCTCACCTTGAGCCCACCTATGATGATCTTTAGTCGCTCCCTCGACACCGCCTTCTAAAGCTATTCGCGTAGGAAATCCGGCTAAAACACCTTTTGTGCCTTGCACCATATTATGTCGGGAATACGGTCTCGGACTAGTCTCGTCCCATTGCACCATAATGGTCCTACCCAAAGTGGTTTTAATAATTGAGGTATTTAAATCACCCCCTTGATAGTCAAGTTTATTCCATTTATGATCTTCCGCATAATTTTTCTTAGCATATAAATTTCTACCTAGAGCTGGTGTAGAAAAGGACACTAAACTTTTAAAATTATCTTCGGCTCTTGCTAAATTCATATATTGAGCTACGGGACCTAAACCATGCGTGGGATAAAGATTTCCGTTTCTTTTGGCATAATGAGGCGTTCGCCATGATC
Encoded here:
- a CDS encoding Gfo/Idh/MocA family protein, whose amino-acid sequence is MKKFDRRSFIKKTSLTGAALSLSSMLPAYASNHPFFEDDSKYMGGFKAPKLDKVRIALIGVGARGSGHAVQLASIEGTEIVAISDLYEDWANKSADKCKAIGKGQRHKNIAVYHGAEDKWRQMLDEVKPDAVFISTNWINHAPMAIESMKKGAHAFVEVPMALTLEEMWDIVFTSEQTQKHCMMLENVNYGRDELLYLNMCRQGVIGDLLHGEASYIHELRFQMEEQERGTGSWRTPHYAKRNGNLYPTHGLGPVAQYMNLARAEDNFKSLVSFSTPALGRNLYAKKNYAEDHKWNKLDYQGGDLNTSIIKTTLGRTIMVQWDETSPRPYSRHNMVQGTKGVLAGFPTRIALEGGVEGATKDHHRWAQGEQLAKIYEKYEHPLYKRVGALAEKMGGHGGMDFMMLFRIVECLRNGEPLDQNVYEGCLWSAVTPLSERSVAQGGAPQAFPDFTRGKWRNTEPLSIIK